CGGAGTTTTTGCAACATTGTTTACTAAATATTTAAAAATTTGAAGAGATAATCCAAAATGAATTAACAGAGATAAATTTGTTTTATCAGCAGGACACGCCTGTTTAGGATTTTACGCAATTACTCATTTTATCGGCTTATTAGCAAAAAATGAGATGAAAAATTATCGTAAATTAAATTCAAAAACTCCAGGTCACCCTGAATTAGAATGATTCGATTTTGTTGATGCCAATACTGGGCCGCTTGGTCAAGGAATTGCTATGGCGCTTGGAATGGCGATAGCAAGAGATTATTTAGCACAGAAATTTAATGTAAATGGTTTAAAAATAATTGATAATTATGTTTATGCTTTGCATGGAGATGGTTGCATTCAAGAAGGTGTTGCACAAGAGGCAATTCAACTTGCAGGTACACTTAAAATTAATAAATTAATTCTTATTCATGACTTTAATAATGTTCAGATAGATACAAATTCCAATAAGGTTAATAACATCAATTTAATTAAGTGATTTAAAGCCCAAAATTGAAAAACTATTGAATCTAATGATAAACCCAAATCAATTGAAAAAGCATTGAAAAAAGCAAAAAAATTACAAGGACCTGTTTATATCCAAGTGAAAACTTCAATTGGTAAAAACACTAATCTTGAAAACAGTTTAAAAGCACATGCGGGTTCATATTCTCTTAGCCAAATTCAACAATTTAAGCGTAAAATGAACTTGGAAAATCTTGTTCCTTTTGAATATGATGATGAGGTTTATAAGTATGCTCAAAGTTTTTGGAAACAAAAACAAAAAGAATATGATTCTTGAACTAAAGATGTTGAAAAACTTGCTGATCTTAACATAGAAAAATATAATGAATTATCAAAACTAATAAATAATAACTATAAGTATGATTTTTCAGAATTTCAATTCGAAAAAAATGATTTATCAATTCGAGAATATTTTGGCCAAATTACTCGTTTTATAGAGAAAAAAGATAATTTAATAATTGGTGGTTCTGCTGATTTAAAAGGTTCAACATTAATCGGTTTTAATAAAGAATTTAATAATGGTGGCTCAAATATTAGTTATGGTGTTCGCGAACATTTGATGTTAGCGTTGAATAATGGTATAAATTTAGCTTCAAATTTAAGAACTCTTGCAGCCACATTTCTATCGTTTGCTGATTATGCAAAAGGCGCAATTCGTCTGGCATCATTAATGAAATTACCTGTAATTAATATTTTTACTCATGATTCATATGGCGTTGGAGAAGATGGGCCAACACATCAACCTGTTGAGCAATTAGCAATGTTGCGGTCGACACCAAACACACTTGTTATAAGGCCAAGTAATGAATTTGAGAGCAAGTTAGCTTATGAATATGCACTGAATAAATCAAAAGTACAAACTTGTTTAATTGCATCTAGACAAGCAATAAAATCATATAAACATGCTTTTGACATAAATGAGTTAAAATCAATTCATTTGGTAAAAAAATTTACCAAAACTTCTAATAGAAAAACAATAAATATTTTAGCGAGTGGGTCAGAAGTTGAACTAGCTTATGAAGCTGCAAATAAATTGCATATTATGCACAAAATCAATGTTAATGTTTATTCAGTTCCTGTCTTACAGTGATTTGTTAAAGAATTAGAACAAAACAAACACAAAAGTTTAATAAAATTTCCTACTTTGGCAATAGAAGCATCAAGCGACCATATGTGATATTTGATTGCTAAATATACAATTTTTGATGCAATATTAGCCAGTGAATTTGGCCTTTCTGCGCCTGCTGATAAAGTATTTGAAAAGTTTGGTTTTAATGTAGAAAATGTAATAAGCAAAGCAATACAATTACTAAATATCAAAAGCAAATAATTTTATTAATTCTCTTAATATTTTGTATAATAAAAAAACTTTTATATAAAAATATTTGCAAAGGAATATATGAAAAAATTTTTTAGGAACTTTACTTATAAATTTTCTCAATTTTTCCTTAAAATCTCAAGATGATGGACGTCATATTGAGAAAATAAGGATTTGACCAAAAAAATATTGTTTACGTTTGGTTTTCTTGCGATTTATGTAATTATGACAACAATTGGTACACCGTTCATAAAAATTAAATCATTAGAAACTCTAACTGATGACACTTTTTTAAACACTTTAAACCTTGTTGGTGGGGGCGGGCTTAGAAACTTTTCAATTGTTGCACTAGGAATTAGCCCATTTATTAATGCCTCATTAATCATGTCAATTTT
The genomic region above belongs to Mycoplasmopsis bovigenitalium and contains:
- a CDS encoding transketolase-like TK C-terminal-containing protein, yielding MNKQDKLIASIRGLVLDSQNATGNGHSGMALGSSGVFATLFTKYLKIWRDNPKWINRDKFVLSAGHACLGFYAITHFIGLLAKNEMKNYRKLNSKTPGHPELEWFDFVDANTGPLGQGIAMALGMAIARDYLAQKFNVNGLKIIDNYVYALHGDGCIQEGVAQEAIQLAGTLKINKLILIHDFNNVQIDTNSNKVNNINLIKWFKAQNWKTIESNDKPKSIEKALKKAKKLQGPVYIQVKTSIGKNTNLENSLKAHAGSYSLSQIQQFKRKMNLENLVPFEYDDEVYKYAQSFWKQKQKEYDSWTKDVEKLADLNIEKYNELSKLINNNYKYDFSEFQFEKNDLSIREYFGQITRFIEKKDNLIIGGSADLKGSTLIGFNKEFNNGGSNISYGVREHLMLALNNGINLASNLRTLAATFLSFADYAKGAIRLASLMKLPVINIFTHDSYGVGEDGPTHQPVEQLAMLRSTPNTLVIRPSNEFESKLAYEYALNKSKVQTCLIASRQAIKSYKHAFDINELKSIHLVKKFTKTSNRKTINILASGSEVELAYEAANKLHIMHKINVNVYSVPVLQWFVKELEQNKHKSLIKFPTLAIEASSDHMWYLIAKYTIFDAILASEFGLSAPADKVFEKFGFNVENVISKAIQLLNIKSK